The Plasmodium berghei ANKA genome assembly, chromosome: 12 genome contains a region encoding:
- a CDS encoding zinc finger protein, putative has protein sequence MGRKKRKINIELKPFCYYCDREFDDEKVLIQHQKAKHFKCSQCNRKLDVATGLVVHMMQVHKTNLKTVPNSLPKRNDPEIVIRGMNGVPTEIIEENLNKLKQKLGDKNIKRQQRVNWAQVTMAPTMEQFLQQAQMGNFYFPGFNSPHIQTINNMILNNNIDLKKNMPYIPLYPTGSNSNAPIIQSPPIGANIYPNMHTQISSQPSIGYPGNLSSQNINTSQKYPPNINFPTLPFLPKLPHNTFPSMDSTFMPQNICPPPVPPSAPPSGPPLLPPSAPVIPSVPSNLAQNTENNSSENIPEQTNEDKAEDIDPSKESPNNTSNNDNSNKDDKENK, from the coding sequence atgGGAAGAAAAAAGCGAAagataaatatagaatTGAAACCATTTTGTTATTACTGTGATAGAGAATTTGATGATGAAAAAGTTCTTATTCAGCATCAAAAAGCGAAGCATTTTAAATGCTCGCAATGTAATAGAAAATTAGATGTAGCTACTGGTTTAGTTGTTCATATGATGCAGGTtcataaaacaaatttaaaaacgGTACCTAATTCTTTGCCAAAAAGAAACGATCCTGAAATTGTTATAAGAGGTATGAATGGAGTTCCAACTGAAATAATTGAAGAAAAtctaaataaattaaaacaaaaattagGTGATAAGAATATTAAACGACAACAAAGAGTAAACTGGGCACAAGTCACTATGGCTCCAACAATGGAGCAATTTTTACAACAAGCCCAAATGGGaaacttttattttccagGTTTTAATTCACCACATATTCAAactattaataatatgatattaaataataatattgatttaaaaaaaaatatgccaTATATACCTTTATATCCAACAGGTTCTAATAGTAATGCTCCTATAATCCAATCTCCACCAATTGGCgctaatatatatccaaATATGCATACACAAATTTCATCACAACCTTCTATAGGGTATCCTGGAAATTTATCAtcacaaaatattaacacTTCACAAAAATATCCTCCGAATATCAATTTCCCTACTCTACCTTTTCTTCCAAAATTACCACACAATACCTTTCCATCAATGGATTCGACATTTATGCCTCAAAATATTTGCCCACCACCTGTACCTCCATCAGCTCCACCAAGTGGGCCCCCATTATTACCCCCATCTGCCCCAGTAATACCATCAGTTCCATCCAATTTAGCTCAAAATacagaaaataattcatcCGAAAATATTCCTGAGCAAACAAATGAAGATAAAGCAGAAGATATAGATCCTTCCAAAGAATCCCCAAATAATACTtctaataatgataatagtAACAAAGATGataaggaaaataaataa
- a CDS encoding protein phosphatase PPM10, putative — protein sequence MGLPKLAFYTLTVSCIPLMYINNMKEFSYSFIDKVNTYINWTKENECNTYWNNLSVYSNEIKNQVLTNTKEKYKLEFLGRILSISEQPICASSKSVSNPCPYDNVSISESDNASDILPNDSIYYCFRNIINIIYKKKKHKKTVFHDPKPISVMLAPKIPKNKKEPSPDLQPYSINYTIRKFPRTGKIKGYCMKGKKFMILACEPIPTVLKVDSRNYISYFLTLFKQIVNSSNQIKSKDAIEYAYKNNYYNGAISICAIVINADNTLSASLIGNQQYVIIRDKKIIHKGKYTNGEYSYLGTVGFASYVMNEEVPIEKGDIIISGSSVIWNALQDDQILVITSSVDFSMLSKAIARSAYIYTISELETVRSNYDFLSWVNTNFYSINDDISVACARIN from the coding sequence atggGTCTTCCTAAATTAGCATTTTATACACTCACAGTTTCATGTATCCCCCTAAtgtacataaataatatgaagGAGTTTTCCTATAGTTTTATAGACAAAgttaatacatatattaattggacaaaagaaaatgaatgCAATACATATTGGAATAATTTAAGCGTCTATTCAAATGAAATCAAAAACCAAGTATTGACAAATAcgaaagaaaaatataaattagaATTTTTAGGTAGAATTTTAAGTATTTCTGAACAACCCATATGTGCTTCTAGCAAAAGCGTTTCCAATCCATGCCCCTATGATAATGTCTCAATTTCTGAAAGTGATAATGCGTCTGATATATTACCAAATGACAGTATTTACTATTGTTTTCgcaatattataaatatcatatataaaaaaaagaaacataaaaaaacagTTTTCCATGATCCTAAACCCATATCCGTCATGTTAGCTCCCAAAATacctaaaaataaaaaggaacCTAGTCCAGATTTGCAACCTTATTCCATTAATTATACAATTAGAAAATTCCCTCGTACAGGCAAAATTAAGGGATATTGTAtgaaaggaaaaaaatttatgattCTTGCTTGTGAACCAATTCCAACTGTGCTCAAAGTAGATTCAAGAAATTATATcagttattttttaaccctttttaaacaaattgtAAATAGTAGTAACCAAATTAAATCAAAAGATGCTATagaatatgcatataaaaataattattataacgGAGCAATAAGTATTTGTGCAATAGTTATTAATGCTGATAACACATTATCTGCAAGTTTAATTGGAAATCAACAATATGTAATTATAcgagataaaaaaattatacataaaggaaaatataCTAATGGAGAATATAGTTATTTAGGTACTGTAGGATTTGCTAGTTATGTGATGAATGAAGAAGTCCCAATAGAAAAAGgtgatattattatttctggAAGTAGTGTCATATGGAATGCTTTACAAGATGATCAAATATTAGTTATAACATCAAGTGTTGATTTTAGTATGTTATCAAAGGCAATAGCAAGATCtgcttatatttatacaatatCCGAATTGGAAACCGTGCGTAGTAACTATGATTTTCTAAGTTGGGTCAATAccaatttttattctatTAACGACGATATTTCTGTGGCATGTGCTCGTATTAACTAA
- a CDS encoding tubulin--tyrosine ligase, putative, which produces MKEYFLHNDQNTHKCTLRRNKHLHKIHLANTRYDIIRRVVNESDDWTESCPDSIDWDVMWIDTSISDDRLRKLHKFQKINHFIGMKGITRKDELCKNLKRIKKHFPHSYNFFPPTWILPNDNFDFKNYFKKKKSSSKTYIVKLKNSCQGKGIYLTKSLDNINKYESCIIQKYIHKPLLINSLKFDIRLYVLVTGCDPLRIFLHEDGLVRFSIEKYKLPKSKNLKEVNMHLTNFSINKKSDKFENSLNPNDATIGHKRSWKTFLAKLKEEGLPMESIMKQIECIIVKTICSIQPELKHYYNASHISDYSNSMCFEILGFDILLDYKLKPWLLEVNHSPSFSTCSLVDEQVKYAVIRDTLNLLYMNSKYRHIHIQEYLNIQKFRKRHSDLLTSNKTELKKKLALSHFIYENKNLGGYKRIYPLEELLDYENFVLFVSNAWNKSIGLPYITKTGSFEYLFEDQKRKKKGKNQKDNWKLIENAAQSQDIIQTPRHIKYDKGCLNKTNMNISNCSTSCYEEVGMLYDVDACKLFQFQN; this is translated from the coding sequence atGAAGGAATATTTTCTACATAATGATCAAAATACTCATAAGTGCACTCTTCGAAGGAATAAGCATTTAcataaaattcatttagCCAATACACGATATGATATTATTAGAAGAGTAGTGAACGAATCAGACGATTGGACTGAATCTTGTCCAGATTCAATTGATTGGGATGTTATGTGGATAGACACATCGATATCTGATGATAGGCTTAGGAAATTACACAAATTTCAGAAAATTAATCATTTTATTGGAATGAAAGGCATAACAAGAAAAGATGaattatgtaaaaatttaaaaaggataaaaaaacatttccCTCATAgctataatttttttcctcCGACATGGATTTTGCCTaatgataattttgattttaaaaattactttaaaaaaaaaaaaagttcctcaaaaacatatatagttaaattaaaaaattcatgTCAAGGAAaaggaatatatttaacaaaaagCTTAGacaatataaacaaatacgAAAGTTGcattatacaaaaatatatacacaagccgttattaataaacagtttaaaatttgatataagattatatgtattagtAACTGGTTGTGATCCTTTAAGGATATTTTTACATGAAGATGGATTAGTAAGATTTtctatagaaaaatataaattaccaaaatcgaaaaatttaaaagaagTAAATATGCATTTGACTAACTTttcaattaataaaaaatcagataaatttgaaaattcATTAAATCCTAATGATGCAACAATAGGTCATAAAAGAAGTTGGAAAACATTTTTAGCAAAATTAAAGGAAGAAGGATTACCTATGGAATCTATAATGAAACAAATTGAATGCATTATTGTTAAAACAATATGTTCTATACAACCTGAATtaaaacattattataacGCGTCCCATATTAGTGATTATTCAAATAGTATGTGCTTTGAAATATTAGGgtttgatattttattagattataaattaaaaccATGGTTATTAGAAGTAAATCATTCACCGTCATTTAGTACTTGCTCATTGGTAGATGAACAGGTAAAATATGCAGTTATAAGGGACACCTTAaatcttttatatatgaattccAAATATAgacatatacatattcaagaatatttaaatatccaaaaatttagaaaaaggCATAGTGATTTACTAACAAGTAATAAAACtgaactaaaaaaaaagttagcATTATCTCATTTTATCTATGAAAATAAGAATCTTGGAGGATATAAAAGGATATATCCTTTAGAAGAATTATTAGATTATGAAAACTTTGTATTATTTGTCTCGAATGCTTGGAATAAGTCAATAGGCTTACCATATATCACAAAAACAGGTtcttttgaatatttatttgaagaTCAAAAacggaaaaaaaaaggaaaaaatcaGAAAGATAATTGGAAATTAATAGAAAATGCAGCACAAAGTCAAGATATAATACAAACACCAAGACATATTAAATACGACAAAGGATGtttaaacaaaacaaatatgAACATTAGTAATTGCTCTACATCGTGTTATGAAGAAGTTGGTATGTTATATGATGTGGATGCATGTAAGTTATTCCAATTTCAGAACTGA
- a CDS encoding ribonuclease, putative, protein MCDSFEVTKLFDNENVSSHLIKLGSFNILCDVPLNPEEILNFKRGTSSNSGKKKKKEEIDNEKKNINITNLESYSTSNKLLLDISVLPIKIHIILISCSECMIGLPILCRYFDLTDTQIICTKPTYTFSINAVKNLQGKENYIPFEDDDATIFDIFNSNSTNDYTKSEYDLNKKNFNKKEYFDMKIKLKNSLHLLSYKEKISFRQNDETISITLYSSGYSLGSSNFFIEFDYTTIFIINKSSYNIKRYPSLFDSSCLPASDFVLFTSYLNSDKKYLATSKEKESKNETEIKKNYDVENVVLNSLPNEINQSVKKNDSNNSKKNSNDFNNCKETNENINDKISNKINVCFEKTYKDSLNKICSIVLKTIKKKGCVLIPVDLCYLYFLELVELIGVIISKYLTKDEQVLIFSAMPNINNIIHQADLCAEWVEESKKKKCSQISNPQGPFSIDIMIKNNRLIVENSINDISKNFRYPCVCFIQDSTLRFSEANILLEKWGMDQNNSIILLDPYYDPISVLYPYKIYEKHINVYYCPLCWDLNEMNILHIINTNKNKNCVYLLSHRLENIFLKAQANTYLSKGEEKSNNSNVKDSKNSNDGSRNPKILEHSTEKIHNIEIMFLLKNNIIFIHSLEKKKIIYNNFLHLKKKMQPICFTSDGGKNLENVLNLIENNFYGAETQCAYTSTLFGDYIKEEDIQKFIEHSEIDEKMKKYAMDNTYIQEDDKIDNLKSKNSKSKDCEIPLMFGAIDQKKFINLLVQSGYSLSDLKIDESDNSHDTRNSDQIKFDQDTKNYGKSGISESNYIWRIFIESINSTITCYTKYDIEVFTKDEKLRSQVKDILQNLSIKLQRY, encoded by the coding sequence ATGTGTGATTCATTTGAAGTGACAAAACTTTttgataatgaaaatgtaaGTAGCCATTTGATAAAACTGGGATCTTTTAATATTCTATGTGATGTTCCCTTAAATCCtgaagaaatattaaatttcaAAAGAGGCACATCATCAAATAGTggaaaaaagaagaaaaaagaagaaattgataatgaaaaaaaaaatataaatataacaaatttaGAATCTTATTCTACATCTAATAAGCTACTATTAGATATAAGTGTTCTCCctataaaaattcatatcATTTTAATTTCGTGTAGTGAATGTATGATCGGTTTACCAATATTGTGCAGATATTTTGATCTAACTGATACACAAATAATTTGCACAAAACCAACATATACCTTTTCTATAAATGctgtaaaaaatttacaaggaaaagaaaattatataccTTTTGAAGATGATGATGCTACAATATTTGACATTTTCAATAGTAATTCTACTAATGATTATACAAAATCTGAATACgatttgaataaaaaaaattttaataaaaaagaatattttgatatgaaaataaaattaaaaaattctttacatttattatcctataaagaaaaaataagtttTAGACAAAATGATGAAACAATAAGTATAACATTGTATAGTAGTGGGTACTCATTAGGAAgttcaaatttttttattgaattTGATTACACaactatatttattataaataaaagttcatataatattaaacgATATCCCTCTTTATTTGATTCATCTTGTTTACCAGCTTCTGATTTCGTCCTTTTTACATCATATTTAAATagtgataaaaaatatttagcTACCTCCAAAGAAAAGGAGAGTAAAAATGAAAccgaaataaaaaagaattatGATGTCGAAAATGTAGTATTAAATTCCCTAccaaatgaaataaatcaatcagtaaaaaaaaatgattctaataatagtaaaaaaaattccaaTGACTTTAACAACTGTAAAGAAAcgaatgaaaatattaatgataaaatatcaaataaaataaatgtttgtttcgaaaaaacatataaagatagcctaaataaaatatgctCGATAGTTTTAAAAaccataaaaaaaaagggtTGCGTTTTAATACCTGTTGATTTGTGCTATCTTTACTTTCTCGAATTAGTAGAACTCATAGGAGTAATAATAAGtaaatatttaacaaaaGATGAACAAGTATTAATTTTTAGTGCTATgccaaatataaataatattatacatcAAGCAGATTTATGTGCTGAATGGGTTGAggaatcaaaaaaaaaaaaatgtagcCAAATATCAAACCCTCAAGGTCCTTTTTCTATAGAcattatgataaaaaacaaCCGATTAATTGTTGAAAATTcaataaatgatatttcCAAAAATTTTAGATATCCATGTGTTTGTTTTATTCAAGATAGTACACTTAGATTTTCTGAAgctaatatattattagaaaaatgGGGAATGgatcaaaataattctattattttacttGACCCTTATTATGATCCTATTTCTGTATTATATCCAtacaaaatttatgaaaaacatattaatgTTTACTATTGTCCCCTTTGTTGGGATTTAAACGAAATGAATATCcttcatattattaatacaaataaaaataaaaactgtGTCTATTTATTATCTCATAGattggaaaatatatttttgaaagcTCAGGCAAATACGTATTTAAGCAAAGGGGAAGAAAAAAGCAATAACAGTAATGTTAAAGATTCTAAAAATAGTAACGATGGAAGTAGAAATCCTAAAATTCTTGAGCATTCCACTGAAAAAATACACAATATCGAAATAATGTtccttttaaaaaataatatcatatttattcattctttagaaaaaaaaaaaattatttataacaattttttacatttaaaaaagaaaatgcaACCAATATGCTTCACATCAGACGGAGGAAAAAATCTagaaaatgttttaaatctgatagaaaataatttttatggtGCTGAGACGCAATGTGCATATACATCAACCCTTTTTGGtgattatataaaagaagAAGATATCCAAAAATTTATAGAACATTCAGAAATcgatgaaaaaatgaaaaaatatgccATGGACAATACATATATTCAAGAAGACGATAAAATAGATAATCTAAAATCAAAAAACTCCAAATCAAAGGACTGTGAAATTCCACTAATGTTTGGAGCCATTGATCAAAAAAAGTTCATAAATCTTTTGGTGCAAAGTGGGTACAGTTTAAgtgatttaaaaatagaTGAGTCAGATAATTCGCACGATACCAGAAATTCTGACCAAATAAAGTTTGATCAAGATACTAAAAATTATGGTAAATCAGGTATTTCAGAATCAAACTATATTTGGAGAATATTCATCGAATCAATAAATTCGACCATAACATGCTACacaaaatatgatatagAAGTTTTCACGAAAGATGAAAAGCTCAGAAGCCAAGTTAAAGATATACTTCAAAATTTATCAATCAAATTACAGAGATACTAA
- a CDS encoding metalloprotease, putative, translating to MNIKNLDDIKYKIHKIQVLNDNDDKAKTILNKAAEKVQPIMKKRRFLVELLSEFLPTNPNLLGLNILGKSEIKIRLRKKAGGEIFHFNDIIGTLLHELAHLVHRRHDKNFYALLDKLVFEYNELYTYNNINNTYGNNKNKNLISNINENSDSYKNSANNKNNLIILIDDDCKIENTKKSSICYSQPKLMAAQAAERRLINNFINNDGEIINVSLESCLTEKQRENLIKRKKEYDDKTCLIQNDVIIIDSMSTIPKNKKRKKLTKLENSKYKRNDGDNNICNNNDCL from the exons atgaacattaaaaatttggatgatataaaatataaaattcacAAAATTCAAGTTTTAAATGACAATGATGATAAAGCTAAGACGATATTAAATAAGGCTGCTGAAAAAGTGCAG ccaattatgaaaaaaaggCGTTTTTTGGTTGAATTGCTTTCTGAATTTTTACCAACAAATCCAAACTTGCTAGGTCTCAACATTTTGGGGAAATCTGAAATTAAg ATAAGACTTCGAAAAAAAGCGGGGGGAGAAATATTTCACtttaatgatataattgGAACATTATTACATGAATTAGCACATTTAGTACATAGACGCCAcgataaaaatttttatgcGTTACTGGATAAATTAgtttttgaatataatgaattgtatacatataacaatataaataatacttatgggaataataaaaataagaattTAATCAGCAATATCAATGAAAATAGTGATAGTTATAAAAACAGTGctaacaataaaaataatctaataattttaattgatGACGATtgtaaaattgaaaatactAAGAAAAGTTCTATTTGTTATTCTCAACCCAAACTTATGGCTGCACAAGCAGCAGAAAGAcgattaataaataattttataaataatgatggagaaataataaacgTATCTCTTGAAAGTTGTTTAACAGAAAAACAACGTGAAAACttaataaaaaggaaaaaagaatatgatGATAAAACATGTTTAATACAAAATGACGTTATTATAATTGATTCGATGAGTACTATTccgaaaaataaaaaaaggaaaaaattgACGAAGTTGGAAAACAGCAAATACAAGAGAAATGATGGAGATAATAACatttgtaataataatgattgtttataa